The genomic window ACCACCGAACCGACGATCTCGTGTCCGGGAACCACCGGGTATCGGGTCACACCCCAGTCGTTGCGGGCGGTGTGGATGTCGGAATGACAGATACCGACGTGGCTGATCTCGATGAGAACGTCGAACGGACCGGGTTCTCGTCGCTCGATGGTCCGGCGGGTCAGTGGCAGGTCCGGTGCGGTCGCTGCGTAGGCGTCGACCGTGGTCATGCCGGTCCCACCGCACCGAGGGCATCGTAGGTCGCGCGCAGGTATTCATTGCTTCGCGGTGACCCGATGATCCCGGACCCCATCTTGTTCATCATGTAGGTGAACGTCATTCGGCGGTCGAGGTCCATGACGGTCATCGAACCGCCCCAGCCGCCCCAGAAGGCGGTCCGCCCCTCCGGGATCGACGGCATGGTGTCGAGGCGGGGGAGAGCGAATCCGATGCCGCGTCGGAACGGTACGCCGAGCACCAGGTCGGTGTCGTTGTTCTGCTCTGTGAAGATCAGATCGATGGTCTTGTCGGTGAGCAGACGGACGTCGTTGCTCGTGCCGCCGAGCGTGATTGCGGAGAGGATCCGTGCGAGGGATCGGGCGTTGCCGTGGCCGTTGTGTGCACCCATGTCGGCGTGCCGCCATCCGGCGGTGTTGGCTGCCGCCGCGTCGGCGATGGGACCGGTCAGCGTCTTGACGGCCGCGCTGTCGGGATCGAGTGCGGCGAGATCGATGTCCAGCGGTGGGGGAGGGACGATCTCGGCGATCCGGTCCCAGTCGGCTTCGCGGGCACCGATCTGGAAATCCGCGCCGAGAGGTTCGGCGATCTCCTTGGCGACGAACTCCTCGAGATGCAGGCCCGTGATCCGGCGAACGACCTCGCCGATGAGGTGGCCGTAGTTCTGTGCGTGGTAGCCGGCCGCGGTTCCCGGTGTCCACCACGGCGCCTGCGCCGCGAGTCGGGTGACCGCGCCTTCCCAGTCGTACATGTCCTCGAGACGGAACGGCTGCTCCCAGCCGGATACGCCGGAGG from Prescottella sp. R16 includes these protein-coding regions:
- a CDS encoding serine hydrolase; amino-acid sequence: MGQSPVDGFCSERFEGVRRAFEENLTSGEELGASLVIDIEGETLVDIWGGHRDVSRTTPWTEDTLVNVWSSTKSVTALAALLLVDAGELDVFAPVARYWPDFAANGKSDIEVRHILSHTSGVSGWEQPFRLEDMYDWEGAVTRLAAQAPWWTPGTAAGYHAQNYGHLIGEVVRRITGLHLEEFVAKEIAEPLGADFQIGAREADWDRIAEIVPPPPLDIDLAALDPDSAAVKTLTGPIADAAAANTAGWRHADMGAHNGHGNARSLARILSAITLGGTSNDVRLLTDKTIDLIFTEQNNDTDLVLGVPFRRGIGFALPRLDTMPSIPEGRTAFWGGWGGSMTVMDLDRRMTFTYMMNKMGSGIIGSPRSNEYLRATYDALGAVGPA